The following proteins are co-located in the bacterium genome:
- a CDS encoding pyruvate kinase: MALPKTREPSSPEVPPPSPTGTPWDPAQLARLIEEVGTIRADALALEGRFAKSVAAVHPTFRRSARNLIHYLALRRHDVRALQEQLAMLGLSSLGRSESHVLAGLDAVLVILHRLAGRPGPELTAAPAPLTFGEGQAALADHTAAVLGPRPRERGVRIMVTMPSEAATDYELVRQLLAAGMDCMRINCAHDDAAAWARMIEHLRRAERESGRTCRILMDIAGPKLRTGAIDPRTQSVHVRPTRDRQGAVTAPARVWLTSAVRPAPPPAAAAVCLHLRGNWLRAARAGDQLAFQDLRGKSRRVTLAEAAAGGRWANAEQSAFLALARPLALRPLGARRARRLEAVPAAASDDQLFLTLRGGDLLSLTRGPIPGRPAVVAPSGRVIRPATISCTLPEVFADVRVGDRIWFDDGRIGGVVEGRSRDRLRVRITVAGARGRLRADKGINLPDSRLRLGALTAKDLADLAFVVRHADLVGMSFVRAPADIRLLRRHLRRLGAAGIGIMLKIETTEAFEHLPSLLLAAMQSERVGVMIARGDLAVECGYERLAEVQEEVLWFCEAAHVPVVWATQVLETLAKTGVPSRAEITDAAMGERAECVMLNKGPFLLDAARALHDILRRMEAHQRKKSARLRRLRLSSIAVD, encoded by the coding sequence ATGGCGCTGCCGAAGACCCGAGAACCCTCTTCCCCCGAGGTCCCTCCGCCGTCCCCGACCGGGACCCCGTGGGACCCGGCGCAGCTCGCGCGCCTGATCGAGGAGGTGGGGACCATCCGCGCCGACGCGCTGGCGCTGGAGGGCCGCTTCGCCAAGAGCGTGGCGGCGGTCCACCCCACGTTTCGCCGCAGCGCGCGCAACCTCATCCACTATCTCGCCCTGCGCCGGCACGATGTCCGCGCGCTGCAGGAGCAGTTGGCGATGCTCGGCCTGTCCTCGCTCGGACGCAGCGAGTCGCACGTCCTCGCGGGTCTCGACGCGGTGCTCGTCATTCTCCATCGCCTCGCCGGCCGTCCGGGCCCCGAACTGACCGCGGCGCCGGCGCCGCTGACGTTCGGCGAGGGTCAGGCCGCGTTGGCCGACCACACCGCGGCGGTGTTGGGGCCGCGCCCGCGCGAGCGCGGCGTCCGCATCATGGTGACCATGCCGAGCGAGGCGGCGACCGACTACGAGCTGGTTCGTCAGCTCCTGGCCGCCGGCATGGACTGCATGCGCATCAACTGCGCGCACGACGATGCCGCCGCCTGGGCGCGCATGATCGAGCACCTGCGCCGCGCCGAGCGCGAGTCGGGCCGCACCTGCCGCATCCTCATGGACATCGCCGGTCCGAAGCTGCGCACCGGCGCCATCGATCCGCGCACCCAGAGCGTCCACGTCCGCCCGACGCGCGATCGACAGGGGGCGGTGACGGCGCCGGCCCGTGTCTGGCTCACCTCGGCTGTCCGTCCGGCGCCGCCCCCCGCGGCGGCGGCGGTCTGCCTGCACCTGCGCGGCAACTGGCTGCGCGCCGCCCGGGCCGGCGACCAACTCGCGTTCCAGGACCTGCGCGGCAAGTCGCGCCGGGTGACCCTGGCCGAGGCCGCCGCCGGCGGTCGCTGGGCGAACGCGGAGCAGTCGGCGTTCCTGGCGCTGGCGCGGCCGCTGGCGCTGCGCCCGCTCGGCGCGCGGCGGGCGCGGCGCCTCGAGGCGGTGCCGGCGGCGGCCTCGGACGACCAGCTCTTCCTGACGCTGCGCGGCGGCGACCTGTTGTCCCTGACCCGGGGCCCGATCCCGGGGCGCCCGGCCGTGGTCGCCCCCAGCGGCCGGGTGATCCGTCCCGCGACCATCTCCTGCACCCTGCCCGAGGTGTTCGCCGACGTGCGGGTCGGTGATCGCATCTGGTTCGACGACGGCCGCATCGGCGGGGTCGTCGAGGGGCGGAGCCGGGATCGGCTGCGGGTGCGGATCACGGTCGCCGGCGCGCGCGGCAGGCTGCGCGCCGACAAGGGGATCAACCTGCCCGACAGCCGCCTGCGCCTGGGGGCGCTGACCGCCAAGGACCTCGCCGATCTCGCGTTCGTCGTCCGCCACGCCGATCTGGTGGGGATGTCGTTCGTGCGCGCGCCCGCTGACATCCGTCTCCTGCGCCGCCACCTGCGGCGGCTCGGCGCCGCCGGGATCGGCATCATGCTCAAGATCGAGACGACGGAGGCGTTCGAGCACCTGCCGAGCCTGCTGCTGGCTGCCATGCAGTCCGAGCGGGTCGGCGTGATGATCGCCCGCGGCGATCTGGCGGTGGAGTGCGGCTACGAGCGGCTGGCGGAGGTGCAGGAGGAGGTGCTGTGGTTCTGCGAAGCCGCGCATGTGCCGGTGGTGTGGGCGACGCAGGTGCTGGAGACCCTGGCGAAGACCGGCGTGCCGTCGCGGGCCGAGATCACCGACGCGGCGATGGGCGAGCGCGCCGAGTGCGTCATGCTCAACAAGGGTCCGTTCCTGCTCGACGCCGCGCGCGCCCTGCACGACATCCTGCGGCGCATGGAGGCGCACCAGCGCAAGAAGAGCGCCCGCCTGCGTCGCCTGCGCCTGTCGTCGATCGCCGTCGACTGA